From Pseudobdellovibrio exovorus JSS, a single genomic window includes:
- a CDS encoding GGDEF domain-containing response regulator: protein MKKDPRHRPILVLDEDPETLQLLLEPLKWEGYDVRGLTSLKEASEFLNYWKPQMIIVDPDFAAGDGLEYLNSLQGHLENTSLIVVSANNSTERIAQCLDMGAGDYILSPFAPLEFLARVRAQLRVLDAKELLQEANQKLQELVEIDDLTGLFNMRSIFQKLEFEMERGKRFDRPVTVVMIDMDYFKTVNDGHDHLFGSYVLSEVGKIIKSSTRSVDIPARYGGDEFLIVLSETPLAGVELFCERLRKRIEQTTFQQGADSIQLTLSIGFASTKSGESISAKELVRHADAALYEAKRQGRNRVVAYSEQTDNQRRLEKSAVMNIFDKKRKTA, encoded by the coding sequence ATGAAAAAAGATCCGCGCCATAGGCCGATTCTGGTTCTCGACGAAGATCCGGAGACATTGCAGTTGCTCCTTGAGCCCCTGAAGTGGGAAGGCTATGACGTGCGCGGTTTGACCTCGCTGAAAGAGGCCAGTGAATTTCTGAACTACTGGAAGCCGCAGATGATTATTGTGGACCCTGATTTTGCTGCAGGGGATGGCTTAGAGTATTTGAACTCATTGCAAGGTCACTTAGAGAACACCTCGTTGATCGTTGTTTCAGCTAATAATTCGACGGAACGCATTGCCCAATGCCTCGATATGGGGGCAGGAGATTATATTCTTTCGCCATTTGCTCCTTTAGAGTTTTTAGCGCGCGTGCGTGCTCAGCTTCGTGTCTTGGATGCGAAAGAGCTATTGCAAGAAGCCAATCAAAAGCTGCAAGAGCTAGTTGAGATTGATGATTTAACAGGTCTTTTCAATATGCGCTCGATTTTTCAAAAGCTAGAATTTGAAATGGAGCGCGGAAAGCGCTTCGATCGCCCTGTAACAGTGGTGATGATCGACATGGATTATTTTAAAACGGTGAATGACGGACATGACCATTTGTTTGGTAGTTACGTGCTTTCAGAAGTGGGAAAAATTATTAAAAGCTCAACCCGTTCTGTGGATATTCCAGCCCGCTACGGCGGAGACGAATTCTTGATCGTGCTATCAGAGACACCATTAGCCGGAGTCGAACTATTTTGTGAACGTCTACGTAAACGCATCGAACAAACCACGTTTCAGCAAGGGGCTGACTCGATTCAACTGACGCTGTCGATTGGTTTTGCCAGCACCAAATCTGGTGAAAGTATCTCGGCAAAAGAGCTGGTTCGCCATGCCGATGCGGCTTTGTACGAAGCTAAACGCCAAGGCCGTAATCGTGTTGTGGCGTACAGCGAGCAAACAGATAATCAACGTCGCTTAGAAAAGTCTGCGGTGATGAACATTTTTGATAAAAAAAGAAAGACAGCTTAG
- the leuS gene encoding leucine--tRNA ligase yields MKHTEIESKWQKVWADKQAYKSENNSTRPKYYALDMFPYPSGSGLHMGHIASYTPTDIISRYKRTKGFNVLHPMGYDAFGLPAEQYAIQTGVHPAITTEKSIASFRATLQRYGFSFDWSREISTCEPDYYKWTQFIFLKLFEKGLAYQKEVPVNWCPALKTVLANDEVIDGKSERGGHPVIRVPMKQWMLKITDYAERLLQDLDKIDWPERTKEAQRNWIGKSEGATVRFNIKNFPEDSFEIFTTRPDTIFGVSFMVLAPEHPLVKKICTPDQSSRVSDYIASTAGKSEVDRKANTEKTGVFTGAYALNPVSQKEIPIWIADYVMMDYGSGAIMAVPGHDERDFEFAQKFDLPVVRVLESETDLPFTGEGKLCNSDFLNGLTKTDAIQKMFTFLEEKNLGKKQIQYKLRDWLFSRQRYWGEPFPILQTQDGKLQAVPENELPVLLPEVANYEPSDSGEAPLANNKEWVNYSADLKRETDTMPGAAGSSWYFLRYTDPRNSSAPFSTEAAQYWMPVDLYVGGAEHTVGHLLYSRFWTKVLFDVGLSPVDEPFQKLAHQGMILGPDGEKMSKSRGNVIPADEVAKDSGVDALRCYICFLGPMDKDKPWNSSGIDGVKRFLDRLTRLAINETTGESIATDSELPAEVEKLLHKTIKKVSEDIEAMSFNTCISQMMILVNELYKHDCKSKKVLLPLAQLLQPFAPHTAEELWSKLGGDGLVVTAAWPQFKPELCTDDTVTLGVQVNGKMRGTIEISVTADEAEAVAAAMKVATVTSALAQQTPTKVIYKAGKILNLIAPAK; encoded by the coding sequence ATGAAACACACTGAAATTGAATCAAAATGGCAAAAAGTCTGGGCTGACAAACAGGCCTATAAATCCGAGAACAACTCTACTCGACCAAAATACTATGCACTGGATATGTTCCCTTATCCATCAGGTTCGGGCTTGCACATGGGGCACATCGCTTCTTACACGCCGACCGATATTATTTCACGCTACAAACGCACCAAGGGTTTCAATGTTTTACATCCTATGGGCTACGACGCTTTCGGTTTGCCTGCTGAGCAATACGCCATTCAAACTGGTGTACACCCTGCGATCACCACGGAAAAATCAATCGCCAGCTTCCGCGCGACATTACAACGCTATGGTTTCAGCTTTGATTGGTCCCGCGAAATTTCTACCTGTGAACCTGATTATTACAAATGGACTCAATTTATTTTTCTGAAGCTTTTTGAAAAAGGTTTAGCTTATCAAAAAGAAGTTCCAGTGAACTGGTGTCCAGCTTTGAAAACTGTTTTAGCCAACGACGAAGTCATTGACGGAAAATCAGAGCGCGGTGGCCACCCTGTTATCCGCGTTCCGATGAAACAGTGGATGCTGAAAATCACTGACTATGCAGAACGCCTGTTACAGGATCTGGACAAAATCGATTGGCCTGAGCGCACGAAAGAGGCGCAACGCAACTGGATCGGCAAATCTGAAGGGGCCACTGTTCGCTTCAACATTAAAAACTTCCCTGAAGATTCATTCGAGATTTTCACCACTCGTCCCGACACGATTTTTGGTGTCAGCTTTATGGTATTAGCACCTGAGCACCCACTCGTAAAAAAAATCTGCACACCCGATCAAAGTTCACGTGTCAGCGACTATATCGCCAGCACAGCTGGAAAATCGGAAGTGGATCGCAAAGCCAACACAGAAAAAACAGGCGTGTTCACTGGAGCCTACGCGCTAAATCCTGTGAGCCAAAAAGAAATCCCGATCTGGATTGCCGACTACGTGATGATGGATTACGGCAGCGGCGCGATCATGGCTGTTCCTGGGCATGATGAACGTGATTTTGAATTCGCTCAGAAGTTCGATCTTCCTGTGGTCCGCGTTTTAGAGTCAGAAACTGATTTACCATTCACTGGTGAAGGCAAATTGTGCAACTCAGACTTCCTGAATGGTCTAACGAAGACAGATGCCATCCAAAAGATGTTCACATTCTTAGAAGAAAAAAATCTAGGTAAAAAACAAATTCAGTATAAGTTGCGTGACTGGCTTTTCAGCCGTCAGCGCTACTGGGGTGAGCCGTTCCCGATTCTGCAAACTCAAGATGGAAAACTACAAGCTGTTCCTGAAAATGAACTGCCTGTGCTCCTACCTGAAGTGGCGAACTACGAGCCTTCAGATTCAGGTGAAGCTCCTCTTGCCAACAATAAGGAATGGGTCAATTACTCGGCGGATTTAAAACGTGAAACCGACACCATGCCTGGCGCTGCCGGTTCCTCATGGTATTTCTTACGTTACACAGATCCTCGTAACAGTTCCGCTCCGTTTTCAACAGAGGCGGCACAGTACTGGATGCCTGTGGATCTTTATGTCGGTGGAGCCGAACACACAGTAGGACATTTGTTGTATTCGCGCTTTTGGACAAAGGTGCTTTTCGATGTGGGATTGTCTCCGGTAGATGAACCCTTCCAGAAGCTGGCTCACCAAGGGATGATCTTAGGCCCTGACGGAGAAAAAATGTCGAAGTCCCGCGGGAACGTAATTCCTGCTGACGAAGTGGCGAAAGATTCCGGTGTAGATGCTTTACGCTGCTACATTTGCTTCTTAGGCCCAATGGACAAAGACAAACCTTGGAACTCAAGCGGTATTGACGGAGTCAAACGCTTCCTCGATCGCTTGACCCGTTTAGCAATTAACGAAACTACGGGTGAAAGCATCGCCACCGACAGTGAGCTTCCTGCCGAGGTCGAGAAGTTATTACACAAAACTATCAAAAAAGTTTCAGAGGACATTGAAGCCATGAGCTTCAACACGTGCATCAGCCAAATGATGATTCTAGTAAATGAACTCTACAAACACGATTGTAAATCTAAAAAAGTTTTACTGCCGCTGGCTCAATTACTTCAGCCGTTTGCACCTCACACAGCCGAAGAGCTGTGGAGCAAACTTGGCGGAGACGGCCTTGTCGTAACAGCCGCATGGCCTCAATTCAAACCTGAGCTGTGCACTGACGACACGGTGACTTTAGGTGTTCAAGTTAATGGCAAAATGCGGGGAACAATCGAAATCTCTGTCACTGCGGACGAGGCCGAAGCGGTCGCCGCCGCAATGAAAGTGGCGACAGTGACTTCTGCTTTGGCTCAACAAACTCCAACTAAGGTGATCTACAAAGCTGGGAAAATTCTGAACCTCATTGCTCCAGCAAAATAG